One Bacillota bacterium genomic region harbors:
- a CDS encoding ribonuclease H-like YkuK family protein: MQFISPTKGPMSFEAMFNDIIEFVSQEPKAEHRLIVGTDSQTRDDLLFVTAVIVHRLGLGARYYYNRRRHKRLATLRQKIYFETSLSLGLGSKIAERLAKNGHANLNVEIHLDVGTTGETKDLIREIVGMVTGSGFDAKIKPNSYGASKVADKHTK; this comes from the coding sequence ATGCAGTTCATAAGCCCGACCAAAGGGCCGATGTCTTTCGAGGCGATGTTCAACGACATTATCGAGTTCGTCAGCCAGGAGCCCAAGGCCGAGCACCGGCTGATTGTGGGCACGGACTCGCAAACCCGCGATGACCTTCTCTTCGTGACCGCGGTCATCGTCCATCGCCTTGGCCTGGGTGCCCGTTACTACTACAATCGAAGACGCCACAAACGCCTGGCCACCCTGAGGCAAAAGATCTACTTCGAAACCTCTCTCAGTCTTGGTTTGGGCAGCAAGATCGCTGAGCGCCTGGCGAAAAACGGGCACGCCAACCTCAATGTCGAAATCCATCTGGACGTCGGGACCACCGGTGAGACCAAGGACCTCATCCGAGAGATCGTCGGGATGGTCACCGGCAGCGGCTTTGACGCCAAAATCAAGCCGAACTCCTACGGTGCCTCAAAAGTGGCCGATAAACACACCAAGTAA
- the rsmA gene encoding 16S rRNA (adenine(1518)-N(6)/adenine(1519)-N(6))-dimethyltransferase RsmA: MNNREETVPGLPSPGELLDRLRQSGFTFNHRLGQNFLYDRGTLGAIAREAGVGPGDHVLEIGAGAGTLTVELARLGASVASVEIDRRLLAVLREALAGCSGITLIAGDFLKVDVDQIFADLEQKSGPSAGHRRVVGNLPYYITSPVLMKLVEAAPTARRPWETATVTVQKEVAERLAAPPGGKDYGALTLAVTYYAEVRAGRVIPPGAFRPAPGVASQVVTLVRRPSPPIQADREVLFRLVRAGFGQRRKTLANALSSIGGGRPGLVADWPGLLRGAGIDPKRRAETLSLADFGRLAQAVEPLAGDLWPPIGEAEGPR, encoded by the coding sequence TTGAATAACCGGGAGGAGACTGTTCCCGGGCTCCCCTCGCCGGGGGAGCTCCTCGATCGGCTCAGGCAGAGCGGTTTCACCTTTAACCACCGACTGGGCCAGAACTTCCTCTACGATCGCGGGACTCTCGGGGCAATTGCCCGCGAGGCCGGGGTCGGTCCGGGAGACCATGTCCTCGAGATCGGCGCCGGGGCCGGCACCCTCACCGTCGAACTGGCTCGCCTCGGGGCCTCGGTGGCGAGCGTGGAGATAGACCGCCGGCTCTTGGCCGTCCTCAGGGAAGCCCTGGCTGGCTGCTCGGGGATCACCCTGATTGCCGGGGACTTCCTCAAGGTCGACGTCGACCAGATCTTCGCCGACCTGGAGCAGAAAAGTGGGCCGTCGGCCGGTCACCGACGGGTGGTCGGCAACCTGCCCTACTACATCACCAGCCCCGTCCTCATGAAGTTGGTCGAGGCAGCGCCGACGGCCCGCCGCCCGTGGGAAACGGCCACCGTGACCGTGCAGAAAGAGGTGGCCGAGAGGCTGGCCGCGCCACCCGGTGGAAAGGACTACGGGGCCCTGACCCTGGCCGTGACCTACTATGCCGAGGTTCGTGCGGGCCGGGTCATTCCGCCGGGGGCCTTCCGGCCGGCCCCCGGGGTCGCCTCGCAGGTCGTAACCTTGGTGCGGCGGCCGTCTCCGCCGATCCAGGCCGACCGGGAGGTCCTCTTCCGGCTGGTCCGGGCCGGTTTTGGTCAGCGCCGCAAGACTCTGGCCAACGCCCTCTCGTCCATCGGAGGCGGCCGGCCGGGGTTGGTCGCCGACTGGCCGGGGCTTCTCCGCGGCGCCGGGATCGATCCCAAGCGGCGGGCCGAGACCCTGTCATTGGCCGATTTCGGCCGCTTGGCCCAGGCGGTCGAGCCGTTGGCCGGCGACCTTTGGCCACCGATCGGGGAGGCAGAGGGGCCCCGCTGA